GAATGCACATCAAGCCAATAAGGGAGCCTACACTGGCGAGGTGGGGGTTTCTATGTTACGTGATTTTGGCTGCGATTATGTGATCGTTGGACATTCCGAACGGCGCAACCTGTACGGTGAAAGCAGTCAGCTGGTAGCGGAAAAGTTCGCCGCGGTTCAGAAGGCAGAGTTGTTGCCCATCCTTTGTGTTGGCGAAACTTTGGAGCAGCGTGAAGCCGGTACGACAGAGGCAGTGGTAGCAGAACAGCTGGCCGAAGTTATCAAGCTGCGAGGGATACAGTCGTTCCGTACAGCGGTCATTGCCTATGAGCCGGTCTGGGCTATCGGTACTGGCAAGACTGCTACACCAGAACAGGCACAAGAGGTACATGCTTTTATACGTAAACGTATCGCCGGTTTTGATGAGGAGTTTGGTCAAGCTTTGTGTATACTTTATGGGGGTAGTGTTAATGCCTCCAACGCAGCCGAACTGTTCGTCATGCCGGACATTAATGGTGGGCTGATCGGTGGTGCATCGTTGATTGCTGAAGATTTCTTGGCTATTTGCAACGCTGGGCAAAAATAAATTCGATCTTTTGGAGTAGCACGTGGAAATTTTCGTTTGGGTTATACATGTAATAACTGCGATAGTACTGGTTGGTCTGGTGCTGATGCAGCATGGCAAAGGGGCTGATATGGGAGCTGCCTTTGGTACAGGTTCAGCTGGAAGTGTGTTTGGCTCAAGTGGCTCAGCCAATTTTCTGAGCCGTAGTACAGCGGTGGCTACGGGAATATTTTTTATTACCAGTATGTCACTAACTTATATTTATGCTAACCCATCGCAATCTCATGGTGTAATGGACAAGCACGAAGTATCAAAGTCGGTGCAGACACCACCGGCACCCGCTTCAACACCTGGCGATGCAACGGGTTCAAAGTCGCAAGAAATACCAAAATAATAAAACTATGCCGATGTGGTGAAATTGGTAGACACGCTAGCTTGAGGGGCTAGTGGCGAAAGCTGTAGCAGTTCGAGTCTGCTCATCGGCACCAAATATTTAAGCCAAAGTTTTCTGGGCTCTGGTTAATTAAACTAGAAATGCATTCCGTGCGTCAGATTTACAAGGCGCCAAATGGATGAGGGGGAGGCTCAGATGTTGGAAAATTATTTTCCGATCTTGTTGTTCATATTCGTTGCACTGGCGATGGGCGTGGCGCCGCTGCTGTTAGGCTGGCTGGCTGCGCCTAATCGCCCGGACAATGCAAAGCTCTCGCCTTATGAGTGCGGTTTTGGGGCTTTTGAAGACGCGCGGATGAAATTCGACGTGCGTTATTACCTCGTTGCCATCTTATTTATCTTGTTCGATCTAGAAATCGCATTCTTATTTCCTTGGGCAGTGGTACTGAAGGAAATCGGCTTGTTTGGGTATATTTCTATGTTAATTTTCTTGGCTATCCTCGTGGTCGGATTTATTTACGAGTGGAAAAGAGGGGCTTTGGAATGGGAATAGAAGGCGCTCTGGAAAAAGGCATCGTTACCACATCATTGGACGTATTGATTAATTATGCTCGCACGGGTTCGCTATGGCCAATGACTTTTGGCTTGGCATGCTGCGCAGTAGAAATGATGCAGGCAGGCGCTTCACGTTATGATCTCGATCGCTTTGGCATAACGTTTCGTCCCAGCCCGCGCCAGTCAGACGTGATGGTGGTAGCTGGCACACTGTGCAACAAGATGGCGCCGGCGCTACGCAAAGTATATGACCAAATGGCTGAACCACGTTGGGTAATCTCGATGGGATCTTGCGCTAATGGCGGCGGCTACTACCATTATTCCTATTCAGTCGTTCGAGGTTGTGACCGCATCGTGCCAGTGGATGTGTATGTGCCAGGTTGCCCGCCAACTGCTGAGGCACTGTTGTATGGCATTATTCAATTGCAAAACAAAATTAAACGAACTAATACAATTGCGCGCTAAATTTATGTGCAATATTCATGATAAAAAATTTAATGCTATTGGTCTCCGTTCAAATGAGAGCGATGTCTGTCATCTGAAGTGCGCGGACATATCATGCTTTGATCTACGTGACTTGCTCATGAACTCAAAAAATGCCATCGTAAAATTGATTCACATGACACCGGTGTAAAACATGGCTGCTAATTTAACCCTCCTGACTACTAACTTGACCACGATCTTCGCTAATCAAATAGTGAGCTTGGAAAATATGCTGGGCGAGTTGACTTTAGTCGTGAGTGACATTGACATGCTGGAAGTGCTGACACGCTTGCGCGACGATCCCGATCTGCGTTTCGAACAGATGATAGATCTGTGCGGGGTGGATTACTGTACTTATGGGAGTGACATTTGTGAAGGCGGTGCCTATCTAAAATCTGATATTGCTCCTGATGCCTATCCTTCTCGATTTGCAGTGGTCTACCATCTGTTGTCGTTAACCCATAACATCCGCTTACGCATGCGCGTATTTGCTGAAGACGATGATCTACCAATCCTGAGTTCCGTAGTGAACATTTGGCCGTGTGCCAACTGGTATGAGCGCGAGGCATTTGATTTGTACGGCATTGTGTTTACTGATCATCCTGATTTACGTCGCCTGCTCACTGATTACGGTTTTGTTGGCAACCCTTTCCGCAAGGATTTCCCATTATCAGGCCATGTCGAGATGCGCTACGACCCTGAGCAGCAGCGCGTAATATATCAACCGGTGTCGATTGAACCCCGTGAACTCGTTCCTCGCATCATTCGTGAAGAACATTACGGGGGTTTAAAATGAAAGCCAGAACCTTGAACGACGTAGGCACGGGCACGCAAATAACGACTCCCCTCGAAATTTTGTACCCCTCTTCTTTTTTAGGCAACAGGGGCGAAGGCTTTTATCATGGCTGAAATAAAAAATTACACCATGAACTTTGGGCCGCAGCACCCATCCGCACACGGCGTGTTGCGCCTGGTTCTGGAACTGGACGGTGAAGTAATTGAACGGGCGGATCCGCATATTGGCTTGCTTCACCGCGGTACTGAAAAACTGGCTGAGCATAAAACGTATCTGCAATCGCTCCCTTATATGGATCGCCTCGACTACGTGTCGATGATGTGCAACGAGCATGCCTACGTCATGGCCATCGAAAAACTGCTTGCTCTCGAAGTGCCACTGAGGGCACAGTATATTCGGGTCATGTTCGACGAAATTACCCGAGTAATGAATCATCTGTTGTGGCTTGGAGCACATGCACTGGATATTGGTGCAATGACCGTGTTTTTATATGCTTTCCGTGAGCGCGAAGACCTGATGGACGTATACGAGGCGGTATCTGGCGCACGGTTGCATGCAGCCTATTACCGTCCAGGCGGGGTTTATCGAGATTTACCTGATTCAATGCCCATGTATCAGGCATCCAAGATTCACAATGCCAAAGCTGTAAAAAAGATGAACGAGAACCGTGAAGGTTCCTTGCTTGATTTTATGGAAGACTTTACCAATCGTTTTCCCACCTGTGTTGATGAATACGAGACTTTGCTGACTGACAACCGAATCTGGAAACAACGTACCGTCGGCATCGGTGTGGTCACTCCGGAACGCGCGCTAGCGCTCGGCTTCAGCGGCCCCATGCTACGCGGTTCCGGTATTGTTTGGGACTTGCGCAAAAAACAACCTTACGAAGTATATAACCGCCTCGATTTCGATATTCCTGTGGGAGTCGAAGGTGATTGCTATGACCGTTATCTGGTGCGTGTAGAAGAGATGCGCCAGTCAAACCGTATTATCAAGCAATGCATTAACTGGTTACGTCAGAATCCCGGTCCGGTGATAGTAAATAATTTCAAAGTCGCGCCTCCCAAACGCGAATCGATGAAGCAGAATATGGAAGAGTTGATCCACCATTTCAAGCTGTTTACTGAGGGTATGCATGTTCCGTCCGGCGAGGCTTATGCGGCAGTAGAACATCCTAAAGGTGAGTTTGGTATATACATAATTTCCGATGGGGCGAACAAGCCTTATCGCCTGAAAATTCGTGCTCCCGGTTTTGCCCATATTGCTGCGCTGGATGAAATGGTGCGTGGTCATATGATT
This genomic interval from Candidatus Nitrotoga sp. AM1P contains the following:
- a CDS encoding NADH-quinone oxidoreductase subunit D yields the protein MAEIKNYTMNFGPQHPSAHGVLRLVLELDGEVIERADPHIGLLHRGTEKLAEHKTYLQSLPYMDRLDYVSMMCNEHAYVMAIEKLLALEVPLRAQYIRVMFDEITRVMNHLLWLGAHALDIGAMTVFLYAFREREDLMDVYEAVSGARLHAAYYRPGGVYRDLPDSMPMYQASKIHNAKAVKKMNENREGSLLDFMEDFTNRFPTCVDEYETLLTDNRIWKQRTVGIGVVTPERALALGFSGPMLRGSGIVWDLRKKQPYEVYNRLDFDIPVGVEGDCYDRYLVRVEEMRQSNRIIKQCINWLRQNPGPVIVNNFKVAPPKRESMKQNMEELIHHFKLFTEGMHVPSGEAYAAVEHPKGEFGIYIISDGANKPYRLKIRAPGFAHIAALDEMVRGHMIADVVAIIGTQDIVFGEVDR
- a CDS encoding NADH-quinone oxidoreductase subunit A; the encoded protein is MLENYFPILLFIFVALAMGVAPLLLGWLAAPNRPDNAKLSPYECGFGAFEDARMKFDVRYYLVAILFILFDLEIAFLFPWAVVLKEIGLFGYISMLIFLAILVVGFIYEWKRGALEWE
- a CDS encoding NADH-quinone oxidoreductase subunit C; translation: MAANLTLLTTNLTTIFANQIVSLENMLGELTLVVSDIDMLEVLTRLRDDPDLRFEQMIDLCGVDYCTYGSDICEGGAYLKSDIAPDAYPSRFAVVYHLLSLTHNIRLRMRVFAEDDDLPILSSVVNIWPCANWYEREAFDLYGIVFTDHPDLRRLLTDYGFVGNPFRKDFPLSGHVEMRYDPEQQRVIYQPVSIEPRELVPRIIREEHYGGLK
- a CDS encoding NuoB/complex I 20 kDa subunit family protein, whose protein sequence is MGIEGALEKGIVTTSLDVLINYARTGSLWPMTFGLACCAVEMMQAGASRYDLDRFGITFRPSPRQSDVMVVAGTLCNKMAPALRKVYDQMAEPRWVISMGSCANGGGYYHYSYSVVRGCDRIVPVDVYVPGCPPTAEALLYGIIQLQNKIKRTNTIAR
- the tpiA gene encoding triose-phosphate isomerase, which codes for MQRKFIVGNWKMNGALTKNEALLKEVANGVAQMSGVDCAVCVPFPYLAQTQSLLHNTPIKWGAQNAHQANKGAYTGEVGVSMLRDFGCDYVIVGHSERRNLYGESSQLVAEKFAAVQKAELLPILCVGETLEQREAGTTEAVVAEQLAEVIKLRGIQSFRTAVIAYEPVWAIGTGKTATPEQAQEVHAFIRKRIAGFDEEFGQALCILYGGSVNASNAAELFVMPDINGGLIGGASLIAEDFLAICNAGQK
- the secG gene encoding preprotein translocase subunit SecG, whose product is MEIFVWVIHVITAIVLVGLVLMQHGKGADMGAAFGTGSAGSVFGSSGSANFLSRSTAVATGIFFITSMSLTYIYANPSQSHGVMDKHEVSKSVQTPPAPASTPGDATGSKSQEIPK